A section of the Verrucomicrobiota bacterium genome encodes:
- a CDS encoding glycosyltransferase family protein → MKTIAIIQARMGATRLPGKVLLSLCGQTVLSHVIARVRQAKRLHGVLVATTIAPQDEAIERACQQIGVPCHRGSEQDVLDRYYQAARSIDAEVVVRITADCPLFDGELLDHMLGHFEAAREAGVRLDYLCNVVKRTYPRGLDTEIFTMNALERAHREAIKPYEREHVTPYLYQHPELFKRFDFEGDQNWSHYRWTLDTPEDWTLIETIYQHLYRPGKVFATEQVLELLQHQPELVKINAAIEQKKLGQ, encoded by the coding sequence ATGAAGACCATTGCCATCATCCAGGCCCGCATGGGCGCCACCCGATTGCCCGGCAAAGTTCTGCTATCGCTTTGCGGCCAAACCGTACTGAGCCACGTGATCGCGCGCGTGCGCCAGGCCAAACGTCTCCATGGCGTCCTGGTGGCCACCACGATAGCCCCTCAGGATGAAGCCATTGAGCGGGCTTGCCAACAAATCGGCGTGCCGTGTCATCGCGGCAGTGAGCAGGACGTTCTGGATCGCTATTACCAAGCCGCCCGATCCATCGATGCAGAGGTAGTGGTACGCATCACCGCTGATTGTCCGTTGTTCGATGGGGAGTTGCTGGACCACATGCTGGGTCACTTTGAGGCGGCCCGCGAAGCGGGAGTTCGGCTTGATTACTTGTGCAACGTGGTGAAGCGCACCTATCCCCGAGGGTTGGATACCGAGATATTCACCATGAATGCGCTGGAACGCGCCCATCGGGAGGCCATCAAACCCTATGAACGGGAACACGTCACCCCCTATCTTTATCAGCACCCCGAACTCTTCAAGCGTTTCGATTTTGAAGGAGACCAGAACTGGTCCCATTACCGCTGGACGCTCGATACGCCGGAAGATTGGACGTTGATTGAAACGATCTACCAGCATCTGTACCGGCCCGGTAAAGTCTTTGCCACAGAGCAAGTTCTGGAATTGTTACAGCACCAGCCTGAACTGGTAAAAATCAACGCTGCCATCGAGCAGAAAAAATTAGGGCAATAG
- the pseG gene encoding UDP-2,4-diacetamido-2,4,6-trideoxy-beta-L-altropyranose hydrolase, producing the protein MSPLLIIRTDASPEIGTGHVMRCLAFAEIWLRNGGQAILAPRLLPEYFEARAQKMGLEVGRLTSPLGSLEDAAELIRLAKARAAAWIMVDGYQFYESYQDSLANAGLAVLWVDDFGSLNHYSASMVLNQSLGATRARYPRITASTRLLLGCRYLQLRREFLIWQHWQRNIPDTARRILITMGGSDPDNVALKALEGVIQTGLPLSATVIVGASSPNYQVLQNAVAGTSHRLVRNAENMPELMSQADLAITAGGTTAWELAYMGVPTLLITQADNQLLNCEVLDREGAAQNLGWHHLLSAQAIAQSLKNLTGNPVLRAAMSQAARKLVDGRGCLRVWLSLNETHFQFRPATAEDCALIHQWANAPEVRAVSFSSNPIPWETHTLWFERKLHDAACDLWIACGPDQKPAGQVRFERDGQIAVISVSLDAAARGQGRGSLLIWAGCRRLFQQRGETHIIHAYIKPENLASLRAFQNAGFGNVHKTVVQDQDAWRCDLTRESCME; encoded by the coding sequence ATGTCCCCCTTGCTGATCATTCGCACCGACGCCAGCCCCGAGATTGGAACGGGACATGTCATGCGTTGCCTGGCATTTGCGGAAATCTGGCTGCGCAACGGCGGCCAGGCGATCCTGGCCCCCAGGTTGCTTCCCGAATATTTTGAAGCGCGCGCCCAAAAAATGGGTCTGGAAGTCGGCCGGCTAACCTCGCCACTCGGGAGTCTCGAGGATGCCGCCGAGCTAATCCGCCTGGCCAAAGCACGCGCCGCCGCCTGGATCATGGTGGACGGATACCAATTCTACGAGTCCTATCAAGACTCCCTGGCAAACGCCGGATTGGCCGTTCTTTGGGTGGATGATTTTGGATCGCTGAACCATTACTCCGCCAGCATGGTGCTGAATCAAAGCCTTGGCGCTACCCGCGCCCGCTACCCGCGCATCACCGCCTCCACGCGTCTGCTGCTGGGGTGCCGCTACCTGCAACTGCGACGCGAGTTTTTGATCTGGCAGCACTGGCAGCGCAACATTCCGGATACCGCCCGCCGCATCCTCATCACCATGGGGGGGAGCGATCCGGACAATGTGGCGCTTAAAGCCCTCGAAGGAGTGATCCAAACCGGGCTGCCGTTGAGCGCCACGGTCATCGTCGGTGCCAGTTCGCCAAATTATCAAGTATTGCAGAACGCCGTCGCCGGCACCTCACACCGGCTAGTGCGCAATGCCGAAAACATGCCGGAACTGATGTCGCAAGCCGATCTGGCCATCACCGCCGGCGGCACCACCGCCTGGGAACTGGCGTATATGGGCGTGCCAACGCTCCTCATCACGCAGGCGGATAACCAGTTGTTAAACTGCGAGGTGCTGGATCGCGAGGGAGCCGCCCAAAATCTGGGCTGGCATCATTTATTAAGCGCCCAGGCCATCGCTCAATCCCTAAAGAATTTGACCGGCAACCCGGTTTTACGTGCCGCCATGTCCCAAGCCGCCCGGAAACTTGTGGATGGGCGCGGCTGTCTGCGGGTTTGGCTGAGCCTGAATGAAACTCATTTCCAATTTCGTCCGGCAACCGCGGAAGACTGCGCCCTGATTCACCAATGGGCGAATGCTCCGGAAGTTCGCGCCGTTTCGTTCTCCTCCAATCCCATTCCCTGGGAAACCCACACGCTTTGGTTTGAACGGAAACTGCACGATGCCGCCTGCGATCTTTGGATCGCTTGCGGGCCGGATCAAAAACCAGCCGGCCAAGTGCGCTTTGAGCGCGACGGACAAATTGCGGTAATCTCGGTTTCGCTGGACGCCGCCGCGCGCGGCCAGGGTCGCGGCAGCCTGCTGATTTGGGCCGGCTGCCGCCGTTTATTTCAGCAACGCGGAGAGACCCACATCATTCACGCCTATATCAAACCGGAAAACCTGGCCTCGTTGCGCGCTTTTCAAAATGCCGGATTCGGCAACGTGCACAAAACCGTGGTGCAGGATCAGGATGCCTGGCGCTGTGATCTTACCCGTGAAAGCTGTATGGAATGA
- the pseC gene encoding UDP-4-amino-4,6-dideoxy-N-acetyl-beta-L-altrosamine transaminase has product MNAAAPKLPYGRQSIDTNDIDAVVEVLRSDWLTQGPAIPRFERAVADYCGVKYAVAVCNATAALHIGAKALGLKPGGRLWTVPNTFVASANCGLYCGAQVDFVDIDPRTYNLSVPQLEQKLAQAQKDQALPDVVVPVHFSGQSCDMEAIQRLSKQFGFQIMEDAAHAIGGRYQGKPVGDCRFSDLAVFSFHPVKIITTGEGGMVLTNRQELYEQLIRLRTHGITREPQFMEQASHGPWYYEQVELGYNYRMTDIQAALGASQMNKLEKFVGRRRQLARQYSELLANLPLTLPWQHPDTESAWHLYVVRLQRAQLNVSHRQVFEALHAAGIMVQLHYIPVHLQPYYRKLGFAPGRCPEAEQYYHETISLPMYASLTDADQDRVVATLRHLLS; this is encoded by the coding sequence ATGAACGCCGCCGCGCCAAAGCTGCCTTATGGACGTCAAAGCATTGATACGAACGATATTGATGCCGTGGTCGAAGTGTTGCGTTCGGATTGGTTGACGCAAGGTCCGGCCATCCCCCGGTTCGAGCGTGCCGTCGCGGATTATTGCGGGGTAAAATATGCGGTTGCGGTATGCAATGCCACGGCCGCCCTGCATATTGGTGCCAAGGCGCTGGGACTCAAACCCGGTGGTCGGCTTTGGACAGTACCCAACACGTTTGTCGCGTCCGCAAACTGCGGGTTGTATTGTGGCGCCCAAGTGGATTTCGTGGATATTGACCCGCGCACCTACAACCTGAGTGTACCCCAACTCGAACAAAAACTGGCCCAGGCTCAAAAAGATCAGGCGTTACCGGATGTGGTCGTGCCGGTTCACTTTTCCGGGCAATCCTGCGACATGGAGGCGATTCAGCGCCTGTCGAAGCAGTTCGGCTTCCAAATCATGGAGGATGCCGCGCATGCCATCGGTGGTCGCTACCAAGGTAAACCCGTTGGCGATTGCCGGTTTTCGGATTTGGCCGTATTCAGTTTTCATCCCGTTAAAATCATCACCACAGGTGAAGGCGGCATGGTACTTACGAACCGCCAGGAGCTATATGAGCAACTGATTCGCCTGCGCACCCATGGCATCACGCGCGAGCCCCAGTTCATGGAACAGGCATCCCATGGTCCTTGGTATTACGAGCAGGTGGAACTGGGATATAATTATCGGATGACGGACATTCAGGCAGCCTTGGGAGCGAGCCAGATGAACAAGCTCGAAAAATTCGTGGGGCGCCGCCGACAGTTGGCCCGACAATACAGCGAACTTTTGGCCAACCTGCCCCTGACCCTGCCATGGCAGCATCCCGACACCGAATCCGCCTGGCATTTGTATGTTGTGCGCTTGCAACGCGCACAACTCAACGTGTCGCATCGGCAGGTATTTGAGGCCTTACACGCGGCCGGCATCATGGTCCAATTACATTACATCCCGGTCCATTTGCAGCCGTATTATCGCAAGCTGGGATTCGCGCCGGGCCGGTGCCCTGAAGCGGAGCAGTATTATCACGAAACCATCAGTTTGCCCATGTACGCCAGCCTGACGGATGCGGATCAAGACCGGGTGGTGGCGACGCTGCGTCACCTGCTCTCCTGA
- the rfaQ gene encoding putative lipopolysaccharide heptosyltransferase III, whose amino-acid sequence MKLLLVKLGHLGDVLLMTPTLRLLRTQFPSARIDVMVRRGTHAALEDNPDLSNLYLETPPKQERTAGMASGFFRNVRGLFAQRYDYGFDLSNSDRARLWLLLSATRTRCANNPYGELGKKRYLYNQLANFQWARDHQVLRDFRTVTESLHLQAEPGPLYICTGNLDTTALAQRLPFIPGLERYAVIHPTSRWAFKQWLPERWARVADWLTATQGLKVVFTSGPDPREQSYVDGILSHCQNKHAATRGATSLRELAWLISKATLFCGVDTVAMHLAAAVQTPTVCLFGPSSEWSWHPWQNRHELVLGACQCKQTRVFVCDKSRPYPCMEGITETEVHDKILKLMANSKSLSR is encoded by the coding sequence ATGAAATTATTGCTGGTCAAGCTGGGGCACTTGGGGGATGTGCTGCTCATGACGCCCACGCTCCGGCTTTTGCGAACGCAATTTCCCTCGGCACGCATTGATGTCATGGTCCGCCGGGGAACCCATGCCGCGCTGGAAGATAATCCCGACCTGTCCAACCTTTACCTGGAAACTCCGCCCAAACAGGAGCGGACGGCGGGGATGGCCTCCGGTTTTTTCCGTAATGTTCGCGGCCTGTTCGCCCAAAGGTATGATTACGGTTTCGACTTATCCAACTCGGATCGCGCCCGGTTATGGCTGCTGCTTTCCGCTACGCGAACCCGTTGCGCCAATAACCCCTATGGTGAATTAGGGAAAAAACGTTACCTTTACAACCAACTGGCTAATTTTCAATGGGCGCGCGATCATCAAGTGCTGCGGGATTTCCGAACCGTAACGGAGTCGTTGCACCTTCAGGCCGAACCCGGTCCCTTGTATATCTGTACTGGCAATCTAGACACCACCGCTTTAGCGCAACGCCTGCCGTTCATACCCGGATTGGAACGGTATGCCGTGATTCATCCCACCAGCCGGTGGGCCTTCAAACAATGGCTCCCAGAACGCTGGGCACGCGTGGCTGACTGGCTGACTGCCACCCAAGGCTTGAAGGTCGTCTTTACCAGTGGTCCGGATCCACGGGAGCAAAGCTATGTGGATGGGATCCTCAGCCACTGCCAGAACAAACATGCGGCGACGCGGGGCGCCACATCGTTACGCGAGCTGGCGTGGTTAATCAGCAAGGCCACCCTGTTTTGCGGCGTGGATACCGTCGCCATGCACCTCGCGGCCGCCGTGCAAACACCCACGGTCTGCCTGTTTGGCCCATCGTCCGAATGGAGCTGGCATCCCTGGCAAAACCGCCATGAGCTGGTGCTGGGCGCTTGCCAGTGCAAACAGACCCGCGTCTTTGTCTGCGATAAATCCCGGCCGTACCCCTGCATGGAGGGGATCACGGAAACCGAGGTCCATGACAAAATCCTTAAACTGATGGCCAATTCCAAATCGCTTTCAAGATGA
- the pseI gene encoding pseudaminic acid synthase, with the protein MNNELTINQHRIGAGQPVYIIAELSANHGQNFDQAVHIIRAMKEAGADAVKVQTYTADTLTIPCDNEYFRIGGGTLWDGRTLHELYQQAYMPWEWTPKLMAIAQELGLDFFSTPFDFTAVDFLESLKVPAHKVASFELVDIPLLQKIAATGKPIVASTGMASLAEIQEAVDTMRQVGNTQLALLKCTSAYPASPDEMNLRTLGDLAARFQVPVGLSDHTLGIAVPIAAVSLGACIIEKHFTLSRAIPGPDSAFSLEPPEFKAMVQAIRVAEKALGRVSYEISGNESKSRMFRRSLFVVEDVQAGERFTETNVRSIRPGHGLHTRHLREVLGKRASQSISRGTPLSWDLIAKD; encoded by the coding sequence ATGAATAACGAACTCACCATCAACCAGCACCGGATCGGTGCCGGCCAACCGGTCTATATCATCGCCGAACTGTCCGCCAACCATGGCCAAAACTTCGACCAAGCAGTCCATATCATCCGCGCGATGAAAGAGGCCGGCGCGGACGCCGTGAAAGTACAGACGTACACCGCCGACACGCTGACCATCCCCTGCGATAATGAATATTTCCGCATTGGCGGCGGCACGCTTTGGGATGGACGCACCCTGCATGAGCTATATCAGCAGGCGTACATGCCTTGGGAATGGACCCCAAAACTCATGGCCATTGCACAAGAACTCGGGCTGGATTTTTTCTCGACCCCGTTCGACTTCACCGCCGTGGATTTTTTGGAATCCTTGAAGGTGCCCGCGCACAAAGTCGCCTCGTTCGAGCTAGTGGATATTCCCCTGTTGCAAAAAATCGCCGCCACCGGCAAGCCCATTGTGGCCTCGACCGGCATGGCCAGCCTCGCGGAAATCCAGGAAGCCGTGGACACCATGCGCCAAGTGGGAAACACCCAATTGGCCCTGCTCAAATGCACCAGCGCTTACCCGGCCAGCCCGGACGAAATGAACCTGCGCACCCTGGGCGACCTCGCCGCGCGGTTTCAAGTGCCAGTCGGCTTATCCGATCACACCTTGGGCATTGCGGTGCCAATCGCGGCCGTGTCACTCGGCGCCTGCATCATTGAAAAACATTTCACCCTCTCGCGGGCCATCCCGGGGCCGGACTCCGCATTTTCCCTCGAACCACCCGAGTTCAAGGCCATGGTGCAAGCCATCCGCGTCGCGGAAAAAGCGCTGGGCCGGGTCAGCTACGAAATCAGCGGGAATGAGAGCAAAAGCCGGATGTTCCGCCGCTCGCTGTTTGTGGTGGAGGACGTGCAAGCCGGAGAGCGTTTCACTGAAACCAACGTGCGTTCCATCCGGCCCGGACATGGGTTGCACACCCGGCATCTCCGGGAGGTGCTGGGCAAAAGAGCCTCCCAATCCATTTCGCGTGGCACCCCTTTGAGCTGGGATCTGATCGCAAAGGATTAA
- the pseB gene encoding UDP-N-acetylglucosamine 4,6-dehydratase (inverting), with amino-acid sequence MNWRDSVILITGGTGSFGKKFTETVLRDLQPKKLIVFSRDELKQHEMQQLFPPQKHPNLRFFIGDVRDRDRLQRAFTGVDVVIHAAALKQVPACEYNPFEAIQTNIIGAKNIIDAAIDRGVKRVVALSTDKAVNPINLYGATKLCAEKLFIQGNTYAASGNTRFCCVRYGNVVGSRGSVIPLFLKQQATGKITITDGRMTRFWITLEQGVKLVTTAMERMHGGEVFVPKIPSMNIMDLAAAIAPECKVETIGIRPGEKLHEVLVSEDEARNTVELADMYIIKPNHPFWDETKWSEGTPLPDGFWYGSDNNTQWLKGKELQRLASDVK; translated from the coding sequence ATGAATTGGCGAGACTCAGTTATTTTGATCACCGGCGGAACCGGTTCTTTTGGTAAAAAGTTCACGGAAACCGTGCTGCGCGATTTACAGCCCAAAAAGCTGATCGTGTTCAGCCGGGATGAGCTGAAGCAGCATGAAATGCAGCAGTTGTTCCCCCCGCAAAAACACCCCAATCTGCGGTTTTTTATTGGGGACGTGCGGGATCGCGACCGGCTGCAACGCGCCTTTACCGGGGTGGATGTGGTCATCCACGCCGCCGCGCTGAAACAGGTGCCCGCCTGCGAATACAATCCGTTCGAGGCCATCCAGACCAACATTATTGGCGCCAAGAATATTATTGATGCCGCGATTGATCGGGGCGTCAAACGCGTCGTGGCACTCAGCACGGACAAGGCGGTCAACCCCATCAATCTGTACGGCGCCACCAAGCTCTGCGCCGAAAAACTGTTCATCCAGGGCAACACCTATGCCGCCTCGGGCAACACACGCTTCTGCTGCGTGCGCTACGGTAACGTGGTCGGCAGCCGCGGCAGTGTGATCCCGTTGTTCCTCAAGCAACAAGCCACGGGAAAAATCACGATCACCGATGGGCGCATGACGCGGTTTTGGATCACGCTCGAACAAGGGGTGAAACTCGTCACCACCGCCATGGAGCGGATGCATGGCGGCGAAGTGTTTGTCCCCAAGATTCCCAGCATGAATATCATGGACCTGGCGGCGGCCATCGCCCCGGAATGCAAGGTGGAGACCATCGGCATCCGGCCTGGAGAAAAGCTGCATGAAGTGCTGGTGTCCGAAGACGAGGCGCGCAACACCGTCGAACTCGCGGACATGTACATCATCAAACCCAATCACCCATTCTGGGATGAGACCAAATGGAGCGAGGGGACGCCCCTGCCGGACGGCTTTTGGTACGGCAGTGACAACAATACTCAATGGCTTAAGGGCAAGGAACTCCAGCGACTGGCCAGCGACGTCAAATGA
- a CDS encoding class I SAM-dependent methyltransferase has translation MHVPDPREREVARRYFTPFLKYLQSCRSIVDIASGQGHFLELLKESGLNGTGIELDEALCASSRQKGLQVIQASFFDHLKAVPPGTFDGANVSHIVEHFTPVQVEELFTLLHRALKPGSPMVILTPNIANMRRAVGDFWRDPTHVRPYPISALSKLLRRAGWEVVESGEYSDRKPSLGRTIIYAIRNALLGRYWGGDDLFVIARRPTQ, from the coding sequence ATGCACGTACCAGACCCACGCGAACGAGAAGTGGCCCGCCGCTACTTCACCCCTTTCCTGAAATATCTTCAATCCTGCCGTTCCATCGTGGATATTGCCTCCGGCCAAGGGCACTTTCTGGAACTACTCAAGGAATCCGGCCTGAATGGCACCGGTATCGAACTGGATGAAGCCCTGTGCGCCAGCTCCCGCCAAAAAGGGCTGCAAGTGATCCAAGCCAGCTTTTTTGATCACCTCAAGGCGGTACCGCCGGGCACCTTTGACGGTGCCAACGTCTCTCACATCGTCGAACACTTCACCCCTGTCCAGGTCGAGGAATTGTTCACCCTGCTTCATCGCGCCTTGAAGCCAGGATCGCCCATGGTTATTTTGACGCCGAATATCGCCAATATGCGCCGCGCCGTGGGCGATTTTTGGCGTGACCCCACCCATGTGCGCCCGTACCCGATTTCGGCGCTGTCCAAATTGCTGCGCCGCGCCGGTTGGGAAGTGGTCGAGTCCGGAGAATACAGTGATCGCAAACCGTCGCTGGGCCGGACCATCATTTACGCGATCCGCAACGCGCTGTTGGGGCGCTACTGGGGCGGCGATGACCTGTTTGTGATTGCCCGGCGTCCAACTCAGTAA